A genomic region of Gadus macrocephalus chromosome 5, ASM3116895v1 contains the following coding sequences:
- the atp6v1c2 gene encoding V-type proton ATPase subunit C 1-B, which translates to MEFWLLSLPLDKTSVASLEKLKRTIAKTNLATCGKLSIPELKVGTLDNLLSVSDNLSQLDTLTESVIKKTCHFMGEVMEQASDKVLENGLVNGVDLVKYVTKFQWDRAKYPTSLPLRVLADNINKQVSQVDAEFKSRASTYNSVKSSLHCLQRKAEGNLHTRGLNDIVTREDLLESEYLTTLLVVVSRGDYKQWDSTYESFSLFVVPRSSRMLYEDTQCGVFSVILFRRAVSDFRERAKQSKFTVRQCNMEVEEKHLQEIQRLNVDNKEQNVVFVRWLKVNFREVFVAWIHLKALRVFVESVLRYGLPVSYQALLLQPDRKRVKRLRQELSSLFMHLEPSAMSNKVDASFDVPEMIQQEYFSYICFQINTNMLDTGK; encoded by the exons ATGGAGTTTTGGTTACTATCTCTCCCATTGGATAAAACGAGCGTAGCCAGCCTGGAGAAATTGAAACGTACCATCGCCAAAACCAACCTGGCCACTTGCGGCAAGCTCTCCATCCCTGAGCTCAAG GTGGGGACACTGGACAACCTACTCAGTGTGTCAGATAACCTCAGCCAGCTCGACACACTTACGGAAAG TGTTATTAAAAAGACATGCCACTTTATGGGAGAGGTGATGGAGCAGGCCAGTGACAAAGTGCTGGAAAATGGCCTTGTAAATGGag TGGACCTGGTGAAATATGTGACCAAGTTCCAGTGGGACAGAGCCAAGTACCCCACCTCTCTGCCCCTCAGGGTCCTGGCAGACAACATCAACAAG CAAGTGTCCCAGGTGGATGCCGAGTTCAAATCACGGGCGTCGACGTACAACAGCGTCAAGAGCAGTCTGCACTGCCTGCAGCGCAAAGCGGA gggcaaCCTGCATACCCGCGGGTTGAATGACATCGTAACCAGAGAGGATCTGCTGGAATCGGAGTATTTAACCACACTACTGGTGGTGGTTTCCAG GGGGGACTATAAGCAGTGGGACAGCACCTACGAATCCTTTTCGCTGTTTGTGGTGCCGCGGTCCAGCAG GATGCTGTACGAGGACACCCAGTGCGGGGTCTTCTCCGTCATCCTGTTCAGGAGGGCTGTCAGCGacttcagagagagagccaaacaGAGCAA GTTCACAGTGCGTCAATGCaacatggaggtggaggaaaaaCACCTGCAGGAAATACAGAGGCTGAACGTAGACAACAAGGAGCAAAAT GTAGTGTTTGTGCGTTGGCTGAAGGTCAACTTCAGAGAGGTGTTTGTTGCTTGGATTCATCTGAAGGCATTGCGGGTGTTTGTGGAATCAGTCCTCAG GTACGGGCTACCTGTAAGCTACCAGGCGTTGTTGCTGCAGCCGGACAGGAAGCGTGTGAAGAGGCTGAGGCAGGAGCTGTCCTCCCTCTTCATGCACCTGGAACCCTCGGCCATGTCCAACAAGGTCGAC GCCAGCTTTGATGTCCCAGAAATGATTCAGCAGGAGTACTTCTCCTATATCTGCTTCCAAATCAACACCAACATGTTGGACACTGGCAAGTAG
- the kcnf1b gene encoding potassium voltage-gated channel subfamily F member 1 — protein MWTIPKPRYKNGSAGEESEDEIAVNIGGVRVVLFGDVLNRYPESRLAELVNCSPQNYDGILSLCDDFDPGRNEFYFDRDPDAFKCILDVYYFDEIHIKRGICPICFLKEMEFWKIDPSVLDECCKSDLSEKEVELKEIASKVLLILEDMDSEPPVTRSERYQRFLWKMMEKPGSSLVARVVAIASFLFILVSSMVMCVGTIPELQVMDTEGKLVEHPTLEAIETACILWFTVEYMLRLASSPNKLHFAFAFMNVIDFMAIVPFYVVLSLTYLGTSAMMELANVQQAVQALRIMRIARIFKLARHSSGLQTLTHALKRSLKELGLLLMYMGVGIFVFSALAYTMEQSHPETLFKSIPQSFWWAIITMTTVGYGDIYPKTTLGKCNAAVSFLCGVIAIALPIHPIINNFVVFYNKQKVLETAAMHEVELMELKSGRSARRTSATPGDLQQPRARTAQ, from the coding sequence ATGTGGACCATACCCAAGCCCAGATACAAGAACGGTTCCGCcggggaggagagtgaggatGAGATCGCTGTGAACATTGGCGGGGTGAGAGTGGTGCTTTTCGGGGACGTTTTGAACCGTTACCCGGAGAGTCGCCTGGCGGAACTAGTGAACTGCTCACCTCAAAACTACGACGGCATCTTGTCTCTCTGTGACGACTTTGACCCGGGCAGAAACGAGTTTTACTTTGACCGAGACCCCGATGCCTTCAAGTGCATCCTTGACGTTTACTACTTTGATGAGATTCACATCAAGCGAGGCATTTGTCCCATTTGTTTTCTCAAGGAGATGGAGTTCTGGAAGATCGACCCCAGCGTGCTGGACGAGTGCTGCAAAAGTGACCTGAGCGAGAAGGAGGTCGAGTTGAAGGAGATCGCCAGCAAGGTGCTTCTCATCTTGGAGGACATGGACAGTGAGCCCCCCGTGACTCGCTCTGAGCGGTACCAGAGATTCCTctggaagatgatggagaagcCCGGCTCTTCGTTGGTGGCGCGCGTCGTCGCCATCGCCTCGTTCCTCTTCATCCTTGTCTCCTCCATGGTGATGTGCGTGGGTACCATCCCGGAGCTCCAGGTTATGGACACCGAGGGGAAACTCGTGGAACACCCGACCCTGGAGGCGATAGAGACCGCCTGCATCTTGTGGTTCACCGTGGAATACATGCTGCGTCTCGCGTCCTCTCCAAACAAGCTGCACTTTGCCTTCGCGTTCATGAACGTCATCGACTTCATGGCCATCGTACCGTTCTACGTCGTCCTCAGCCTCACCTACCTCGGCACCAGCGCCATGATGGAGCTGGCCAACGTTCAACAAGCGGTGCAGGCTCTTCGTATCATGCGCATCGCGCGCATCTTCAAGTTGGCACGCCACTCGTCCGGGCTGCAAACCCTCACGCACGCGCTCAAGAGGAGCCTCAAAGAACTGGGCCTGCTGCTCATGTACATGGGAGTGGGAATCTTTGTGTTCTCTGCACTGGCCTACACCATGGAGCAAAGCCACCCGGAGACTCTGTTCAAGAGCATCCCGCAGTCTTTCTGGTGGGCCATCATCACCATGACCACGGTGGGCTACGGAGACATCTACCCCAAGACGACGCTCGGGAAGTGCAACGCGGCCGTGAGCTTTCTCTGCGGGGTGATAGCTATCGCTCTGCCCATCCACCCCATTATCAACAACTTTGTGGTGTTTTACAACAAGCAAAAGGTGCTGGAGACGGCTGCCATGCACGAGGTGGAGCTGATGGAGTTGAAGTCGGGCAGGAGCGCGCGAAGAACCAGCGCGACTCCAGGCGACTTGCAGCAACCGCGTGCGCGCACAGCACAGTGA
- the mocs1 gene encoding molybdenum cofactor biosynthesis protein 1 isoform X1, producing MASAGRMCCRLIERNNRTRHPFTYRVRNTAKENNQRWYSSATQKENEVELSQPRKNFDAVQKNIAEQELASSPSTRSRVLKDDTLPFSAFLTDSFGRRHSYLRISLTEKCNLRCQYCMPEEGVKLTPRAQLLTTAEVLRLARLFVHQGVDKIRLTGGEPLIRPDVLDIIAELRKLEGLKTIAVTTNGMNLARLLPKLKDSGLDLLNISLDTLIPAKFEFIVRRKGFHKVMEGIDKALEMGYNPVKVNCVVMRGLNEDEILDFVALTEKKPIEVRFIEYMPFDGNKWNFKKMVSYQEMLDCIKQQWPALEMVPTGHADTAKGYKVPGFAGKVGFISSMSDHFCGSCNRLRLTADGNLKVCLFGNSEVSLRDELRSGATETQLLDIIGAAVGRKKKQHAGMLNLSKMKNRPMILIGSATQRSLFLRKVPPAVKRASLPGLPIARPLPRPMTVAPCPARVSGPIGFWCLPDGFDGLSRVADEGGAVGLQKSAPAPSYEPSDIRHVPNYPNNAFTHSQARPRPASGTDTARLRYAQTSGSLAARSLSLGAPGYSGSGTLLQNSKAPLPSNHSLRLYHRPASSPQVPPPAQVPPQAESPGAARADAGDAAAAAAAAAAAARLTHTDADGRAAMVDVGGKAPTRRTASARATVLLGAAAFRLLRDNQLAKGDALAVAQLAGVMASKRTAELVPLCHPLPLDHAAVGLELDPARHAVVVTASCRTTGRTGVEMEALTAAAVAALTLYDMCKAVSHDIVITEVQLVHKTGGKRDFQRTP from the exons ATGGCTTCGGCGGGTCGCATGTGCTGTCGCTTGATAGAAAGAAACAACAGAACTAGACACCCCTTCACGTACAGGGTTAGGAACACCGCAAAGGAGAATAATCAACGCTGGTATTCCAGTGCTACGCAGAAGGAAAATGAAGTTGAACTCTCGCAACCAAGGAAAAACTTCGACGCAGTCCAGAAAAACATTGCAGAACAG GAGCTAGCGTCCAGCCCCTCGACGCGGAGTCGGGTCTTAAAGGACGACACCTTACCGTTCTCTGCGTTCCTGACTGACAGCTTTGGCCGAAGACACAGCTACCTCCGCATCTCCCTCACGGAGAAATGCAACCTGCGCT GTCAGTACTGCATGCCGGAGGAAGGGGTGAAGCTGACGCCGCGGGCGCAGCTCCTGACCACCGCGGAGGTGCTGCGCCTGGCCCGCCTCTTCGTCCACCAAGGGGTGGACAAGATCCGGCTCACGGGCGGCGAGCCGCTCATCCGGCCCGATGTGCTGGACATCATCG CTGAGTTGAGGAAGTTGGAGGGCCTGAAGACCATCGCCGTGACGACCAACGGCATGAACCTCGCCCGGCTGCTGCCCAAGCTGAAGGACTCAGGCCTGGACCTCCTCAACATCAGCCTGGACACACTGATCCCCGCCAAGTTTGAGTTCATCGTCAGGCGAAAAG GCTTCCACAAGGTGATGGAGGGCATTGACAAGGCACTAGAGATGGGCTACAACCCTGTCAAG GTCAACTGTGTGGTGATGCGAGGACTCAACGAGGACGAGATCCTGGACTTTGTGGCGCTGACGGAGAAGAAGCCCATTGAGGTGCGCTTCATCGAGTACATGCCCTTCGATG GAAACAAGTGGAACTTCAAGAAGATGGTGAGCTATCAGGAAATGCTGGATTGCATAAAACAGCAGTGGCCTGCTCTAGAAATGGTTCCCACCGGACATGCAGACACAGCTAAG GGGTATAAAGTGCCAGGCTTCGCGGGCAAGGTGGGCTTCATCTCCTCCATGTCGGACCACTTCTGTGGCTCCTGCAACCGCTTGCGGCTCACCGCAGACGGCAACCTCAAG GTTTGCCTGTTTGGCAACTCTGAGGTGTCCCTCAGGGATGAGCTGCGTTCGGGGGCGACGGAGACGCAGCTGCTGGACATCATCGGTGCGGCGGTGGGACGGAAGAAGAAACAGCATGCAG GCATGTTGAACCTCTCGAAGATGAAGAATAGGCCCATGATCCTGATCG GGTCGGCTACCCAGAGGTCTCTCTTTCTGCGCAAAGTCCCCCCGGCCGTGAAGAGAGCTTCCCTTCCCGGCCTGCCCATCGCAcgtcccctcccccgccccatGACAGTAGCCCCTTGCCCCGCCAGAGTCTCCGGTCCAATCGGTTTTTGGTGCCTTCCGGACGGCTTTGACGGCTTATCCCGGGTCGCTGATGAAGGAGGGGCCGTCGGTCTTCAAAAATCAGCGCCCGCCCCTTCTTATGAGCCCAGCGATATCCGTCATGTACCTAACTACCCCAACAACGCCTTCACACATTCTCAAGCACGCCCACGGCCTGCGAGTGGCACGGACACGGCCCGCCTCAGGTACGCACAAACCTCGGGTTCCCTCGCCGCACGCAGCCTCTCTCTCGGCGCCCCGGGGTATTCCGGTTCCGGCACGCTACTTCAGAACAGcaaagcccccctcccctccaaccACAGCCTCAGATTGTACCACAGACCCGCCTCCAGCCCCCAGGTCCCGCCCCCCGCCCAGGTCCCGCCCCAGGCCGAGAGCCCCGGAGCAGCCCGCGCGGACGCGGGcgacgctgccgccgccgccgccgccgccgccgccgccgcccggctGACGCACACGGACGCGGACGGCCGCGCCGCGATGGTGGACGTGGGGGGGAAGGCGCCCACGCGCCGCACCGCCTCGGCCCGCGCCACCGTTCTCCTGGGCGCCGCCGCCTTCCGCCTGCTGCGGGACAACCAGCTGGCCAAGGGCGACGCGCTGGCCGTGGCGCAGCTGGCCGGCGTCATGGCCTCCAAGCGCACGGCGGAGCTCGTCCCCCTCTGCCACCCGCTGCCCCTGGACCACGCCGCGGTGGGCCTGGAGCTGGACCCGGCGCGCCACGCCGTGGTGGTCACCGCCAGCTGCCGCACCACGGGCCGCACCGGCGTGGAGATGGAGGCGCTGACGGCGGCGGCCGTGGCGGCGCTGACCCTGTACGACATGTGCAAGGCGGTGAGCCACGACATCGTCATCACGGAGGTGCAGCTGGTCCACAAGACGGGCGGGAAGCGGGACTTCCAGCGCACGCCCTGA
- the mocs1 gene encoding molybdenum cofactor biosynthesis protein 1 isoform X2 — protein sequence MASAGRMCCRLIERNNRTRHPFTYRVRNTAKENNQRWYSSATQKENEVELSQPRKNFDAVQKNIAEQELASSPSTRSRVLKDDTLPFSAFLTDSFGRRHSYLRISLTEKCNLRCQYCMPEEGVKLTPRAQLLTTAEVLRLARLFVHQGVDKIRLTGGEPLIRPDVLDIIAELRKLEGLKTIAVTTNGMNLARLLPKLKDSGLDLLNISLDTLIPAKFEFIVRRKGFHKVMEGIDKALEMGYNPVKVNCVVMRGLNEDEILDFVALTEKKPIEVRFIEYMPFDGNKWNFKKMVSYQEMLDCIKQQWPALEMVPTGHADTAKGYKVPGFAGKVGFISSMSDHFCGSCNRLRLTADGNLKVCLFGNSEVSLRDELRSGATETQLLDIIGAAVGRKKKQHAGMLNLSKMKNRPMILIGG from the exons ATGGCTTCGGCGGGTCGCATGTGCTGTCGCTTGATAGAAAGAAACAACAGAACTAGACACCCCTTCACGTACAGGGTTAGGAACACCGCAAAGGAGAATAATCAACGCTGGTATTCCAGTGCTACGCAGAAGGAAAATGAAGTTGAACTCTCGCAACCAAGGAAAAACTTCGACGCAGTCCAGAAAAACATTGCAGAACAG GAGCTAGCGTCCAGCCCCTCGACGCGGAGTCGGGTCTTAAAGGACGACACCTTACCGTTCTCTGCGTTCCTGACTGACAGCTTTGGCCGAAGACACAGCTACCTCCGCATCTCCCTCACGGAGAAATGCAACCTGCGCT GTCAGTACTGCATGCCGGAGGAAGGGGTGAAGCTGACGCCGCGGGCGCAGCTCCTGACCACCGCGGAGGTGCTGCGCCTGGCCCGCCTCTTCGTCCACCAAGGGGTGGACAAGATCCGGCTCACGGGCGGCGAGCCGCTCATCCGGCCCGATGTGCTGGACATCATCG CTGAGTTGAGGAAGTTGGAGGGCCTGAAGACCATCGCCGTGACGACCAACGGCATGAACCTCGCCCGGCTGCTGCCCAAGCTGAAGGACTCAGGCCTGGACCTCCTCAACATCAGCCTGGACACACTGATCCCCGCCAAGTTTGAGTTCATCGTCAGGCGAAAAG GCTTCCACAAGGTGATGGAGGGCATTGACAAGGCACTAGAGATGGGCTACAACCCTGTCAAG GTCAACTGTGTGGTGATGCGAGGACTCAACGAGGACGAGATCCTGGACTTTGTGGCGCTGACGGAGAAGAAGCCCATTGAGGTGCGCTTCATCGAGTACATGCCCTTCGATG GAAACAAGTGGAACTTCAAGAAGATGGTGAGCTATCAGGAAATGCTGGATTGCATAAAACAGCAGTGGCCTGCTCTAGAAATGGTTCCCACCGGACATGCAGACACAGCTAAG GGGTATAAAGTGCCAGGCTTCGCGGGCAAGGTGGGCTTCATCTCCTCCATGTCGGACCACTTCTGTGGCTCCTGCAACCGCTTGCGGCTCACCGCAGACGGCAACCTCAAG GTTTGCCTGTTTGGCAACTCTGAGGTGTCCCTCAGGGATGAGCTGCGTTCGGGGGCGACGGAGACGCAGCTGCTGGACATCATCGGTGCGGCGGTGGGACGGAAGAAGAAACAGCATGCAG GCATGTTGAACCTCTCGAAGATGAAGAATAGGCCCATGATCCTGATCGGTGGGTGA
- the LOC132457676 gene encoding uncharacterized protein LOC132457676: MGFGAPGFATSASGGPIRLLFDSFAQFCHNFTEGNSGSGNGAQSNKPKSEEQAAKSEKVRDTDSSELEGTFDVGASGMYKDVLKNHRPFSRGPGNPGHKGVVEADHMPPKDSLKKAAEEPLIWILGESEKFEGLLKMLQKKDPIGRDLFTLQVLTGQHRTALTTGNSRESVAVRAVLAHTFATGQVVSALKQTFLVSHPISSMELREQAGIQRDRPEERFGRDRTMRIYRDGFLEMIRFFLDRNIIDVEELLELWDHVTDHYGEDGDFDRHSDEYDLLIEAIIESKK; this comes from the exons ATGGGGTTTGGCGCACCAGGGTTCGCCACATCTGCGAGCGGTGGCCCCATTCGCCTTCTGTTCGACAGTTTTGCTCAATTCTGCCACAACTTCACTGAGGGGAATAGCGGCTCAGGAAATGGAGCTCAATCTAACAAACCTAAATCTGAAGAACAAGCAGCAAAAAGTGAAAAAGTAAGAGATACGGATTCATCTGAATTGGAAGGAACATTCGACGTGGGAGCCAGTGGAATGTATAAAGA TGTCCTCAAGAACCACAGGCCATTCTCCAGGGGCCCTGGGAACCCTGGGCACAAGGGGGTAGTTGAAGCGGATCACATGCCACCCAAGGACTCCCTGAAGAAAGCGGCAGAAGAGCCTTTGATTTGGATATTGGGAGAAAGCGAAAAATTTGAGGGGCTTTTGAAAATGTTGCAGAAGAAGGATCCAATCGGGAGGGATCTCTTCACCCTACAGGTCCTCACGGGCCAACACAGGACGGCTCTGACAACCGGCAACAGTAGAGAGTCTGTGGCCGTCAG GGCTGTTCTCGCACATACATTTGCCACAGGACAAGTGGTGTCAGCGCTGAAGCAAACATTTTTGGTCAGCCACCCAATTTCTTCCATGGAATTAAGAGAACAAGCAG GAATTCAGAGGGATCGCCCGGAAGAAAGATTTGGAAGGGATAGAACGATGAGAATCTACAGAGATGGCTTTCTGGAAATGATCAGGTTTTTCTTAGATAGAAACATCATCGATGTCGAAGAGCTGTTAGAGCTGTGGGACCATGTCACAGATCATTATGGCGAAGATGGCGACTTTGACAGACATTCCGATGAATACGATCTTCTCATTGAAGCCATTATAGAATCAAAAAAATAG